From the Acidimicrobiia bacterium genome, one window contains:
- a CDS encoding 2-isopropylmalate synthase — translation MDQVRIFDTTLRDGEQSPGISLDVVEKLEIAEQLARLGVDVIEAGFPIASDGDFESVEAIAKAVRGPIITGLSRTGFNDVDRAWEAVRHAAKPRIHIFIATSAIHMEKKLRMTPDQVKAETAASIARAKGYLDDVEFSPEDGSRSDVEFMCEVLQIAVDNGATTLNIPDTVGFGVPEEYGKLIRHVIETVKGDFVVSTHCHDDLGLAVANSLAGVASGARQVECAMNGLGERAGNAALEEVVMAIKTRGDYFGGLHTGVQTEELARTSRMVSRLTGYHVQFNKAVVGRNAFAHESGIHQHGVLTDRETYEIIDASTVGQEAAQIVMGKHSGRHAFSDTLKKMGLHLQGDALNSAFVRFKELADRKVDITEADLEAIVAEELGTGAVHRFSIAELEVHGGTSVPATARIVLADTSNGKVEATGTGNGMVDAAMNAVSEASGVRSDLRDFQVSSVTSGGDALGAVVVQLVHDGHKATGRGVATDVVEASARAYLNAVNKIVRLRERGAPAEDRAHDGP, via the coding sequence ATGGACCAGGTACGGATCTTCGACACGACGCTGCGGGACGGCGAGCAGTCGCCCGGCATCTCCCTCGACGTCGTCGAGAAGCTCGAGATCGCGGAGCAGCTCGCGCGCCTGGGCGTCGACGTCATCGAGGCGGGGTTCCCGATCGCGAGCGACGGCGACTTCGAGTCGGTCGAGGCGATCGCGAAGGCCGTGCGCGGTCCGATCATCACGGGTCTCTCGCGCACCGGCTTCAACGACGTCGATCGCGCGTGGGAAGCCGTGCGCCACGCGGCGAAGCCACGCATCCACATCTTCATCGCGACGTCCGCGATCCACATGGAGAAGAAGCTGCGGATGACGCCCGATCAGGTGAAGGCCGAGACGGCCGCCTCGATCGCGCGTGCGAAGGGTTACCTCGACGACGTCGAGTTCTCGCCCGAGGACGGTTCCCGATCCGACGTCGAGTTCATGTGCGAGGTGCTCCAGATCGCGGTCGACAACGGCGCGACGACCTTGAACATCCCCGACACCGTCGGCTTCGGTGTGCCCGAGGAGTACGGCAAGCTGATCCGCCACGTCATCGAGACCGTCAAGGGCGACTTCGTCGTGTCGACGCACTGTCACGACGACCTGGGTCTCGCGGTCGCGAACTCGCTCGCCGGTGTCGCGAGCGGCGCGCGTCAGGTGGAGTGCGCGATGAACGGACTGGGGGAGCGCGCCGGCAACGCCGCGCTCGAAGAGGTCGTCATGGCGATCAAGACGCGCGGCGACTACTTCGGTGGGCTGCACACCGGCGTCCAGACCGAAGAGCTCGCGCGTACGTCGCGCATGGTCTCCCGCCTCACCGGCTACCACGTGCAGTTCAACAAGGCGGTCGTCGGTCGCAACGCGTTCGCGCACGAATCGGGGATCCACCAGCACGGTGTGCTCACCGACCGTGAGACCTACGAGATCATCGACGCGTCGACCGTCGGTCAGGAAGCCGCTCAGATCGTCATGGGCAAGCACTCCGGCCGGCACGCGTTCTCCGACACGCTCAAGAAGATGGGTCTGCACCTGCAAGGCGACGCGCTGAACTCCGCGTTCGTGCGCTTCAAGGAGCTCGCCGACCGCAAGGTCGACATCACCGAGGCCGACCTCGAGGCGATCGTGGCCGAAGAGCTCGGCACCGGTGCCGTGCACCGCTTCTCGATCGCGGAGCTCGAGGTACACGGCGGCACTTCGGTGCCCGCGACCGCGCGCATCGTCCTCGCCGACACTTCGAACGGCAAGGTCGAGGCGACCGGCACGGGCAACGGCATGGTCGACGCCGCGATGAACGCAGTGTCGGAGGCCAGCGGCGTCCGGAGCGATCTGCGCGACTTCCAGGTGTCGTCGGTGACGAGCGGCGGTGACGCGCTCGGTGCGGTCGTCGTGCAGCTCGTGCACGACGGTCACAAGGCGACCGGCCGCGGCGTCGCGACCGACGTCGTCGAGGCCTCGGCGCGCGCCTACCTCAACGCGGTGAACAAGATCGTGCGGTTGCGGGAACGGGGTGCGCCGGCGGAGGACCGCGCGCACGACGGACCGTGA
- a CDS encoding class I SAM-dependent methyltransferase, with protein sequence MTVVNRWTEPDWANDYLEHRDSLPHREEGHAVLAEIVAATAPVTRVLDLGTGDGFTLGRVLLARPEATGVGMDFSPEMLERARARFGDDARVEIVSHDLEQPLPHGLGEFDLVVSSFAIHHCAPARQRELYSEVLALLAPGGRFANLEHVASPTPALHAAFLAELGITPEDEDPANQLVGLETQLGCLRDLGFAEVECFWKWRELALLSGVRPV encoded by the coding sequence GTGACCGTCGTCAACCGCTGGACCGAGCCGGACTGGGCGAACGACTACCTCGAGCATCGCGACTCCCTTCCTCATCGGGAGGAGGGACACGCGGTCCTCGCGGAGATCGTCGCCGCGACCGCGCCGGTCACGCGGGTCCTCGACCTCGGAACCGGTGACGGCTTCACACTGGGTCGCGTGCTGCTCGCGCGGCCCGAGGCCACCGGTGTCGGCATGGACTTCTCGCCCGAGATGCTCGAGCGGGCGCGGGCCCGCTTCGGCGACGACGCGCGCGTCGAGATCGTCTCGCACGATCTCGAGCAGCCGCTGCCGCACGGGCTCGGCGAGTTCGATCTCGTCGTGTCGAGCTTTGCGATCCACCACTGCGCGCCGGCGCGTCAGCGCGAGCTGTACAGCGAGGTGCTCGCGTTGCTCGCGCCGGGCGGCCGCTTCGCGAACCTCGAGCACGTCGCGTCGCCGACGCCCGCGCTCCACGCCGCGTTCCTCGCCGAGCTCGGCATCACGCCCGAGGACGAGGATCCTGCGAACCAGCTCGTCGGGCTCGAGACTCAGCTCGGCTGCCTGCGCGACCTCGGCTTCGCGGAGGTCGAGTGCTTCTGGAAGTGGCGCGAGCTCGCGCTGCTCTCGGGCGTGCGGCCCGTCTGA